CGATTCGCTCAACCTTACCTACGGTAAATGTGTTGCCTGTGAAGTTTAAAGTTGCTGAAAAAGACAGTTGGGTAAGCTTGGCTCAACATATACAAGAGCAATTACGACAAATTCGTCCGCATCAGAAATACGATGCTGAACAAATTTTAAGAGATTTAAATAGTATCGATATTCATGAACGAATGTACGGCCCTATTTTAAACTATAAAGCTTTTGATCAAGATTTGGTGTTAGATGGTGAAAAGGTCAAAACACACCATATTTCTACAGGACCAATTGATGATTTTGAGTTTTCTTTTATTGTTCAAGATCATGAACTCATTATCGAACTACGTGCAGATTCGCAGCGTTATACACAAGATGAACTATTTAACCATGGTCAACGCTTAACTTTATTGCTTGAACAAGCTCTAATTCGTCCAGAACAGGCATGTAGCAATTTTAATATTACGACACCACAAGAGCTTGCTACCTTGACTCAAAGTGGTATTGGTCCACGTGTTAGCCATTCTGAACAATATAATAATGTTCTAGATATTTTTTATGAGCAAATTAAAAAGTATCCCGAACGTACCGCAATTGTGAGTGGTGAACGTCCAAACCTTCAGCATCTTAGTTTTGCTGAGCTTGCGGTACAAGTAAATCAACTCACTCGTTTTTTACAAGAAAATGGGGCCAAAAAGCAAACTGTCATTGCTGGAGCTATTCCTCGTTCGATTGACTCAGTTGTCGTGATGTTATCTGTACTCAATTCTGGTGCGAGTTTCTTACCTCTCGATTTAGATTATCCAATCGATCGTATGCAAATGATGTGTGAAGATGCAAATCCATTATTTGTATTAACGACACAAGCTCTTGCACAGCAACTACCACAAAATATTCAGCAGTTATACCTTGATCATGAAGATGTTCAAACGCAAATTCGAAAGCAAGATGCGAGTGATATTCCTGCCGAAAATCGTAAATTTGATTTCCAAGATGTTGCTTATGTGATTTTTACCTCAGGTAGTACTGGCCGTCCTAAAGGAGTAATGAACACACATGGTTCTTTACTCAACCTCATTTTGTCACATAAAACAACCATTTACTGGCCTGTATTAGAAGCTGTAAATGAGCGTTTCCCTGAGCGTCCGTTACGTGCAGCGCATACACACTCTTTCTCATTTGACTCATCTTGGCTACAAGTTTTCTGGATGCTCTGGGGCCAAGAGCTACATATTTTTGATGAAAACATGCGTCGTGATGCATTTGGTTTAGTGCAAGAAATTCAGCAACGACAAATCGATACACTTGATTTACCGCCATCTTTTTGTGCGCAAATGATGACGAATGGTTTATTTGCTGAAAATCAGCATCAACCCAGTCTTATTTTGATTGGTGGTGAAGCTGCACCTTTAGCTTTATGGCAACAGCTTAATGCTCAGCCAGCGCTTTTTGCACATAACTTATATGGCCCAACAGAATATACGGTTGATACTTTCCGAGCAGAATTAAAACAGGCAGCTCGCCCTGTCATTGGTAACCCTATTGGTAATACACAGGCCTATGTACTAGATCGCCACTTGCAACGATGCTCAACTGGTGTCATTGGTGAGCTTTATATTTCTGGTTTTGGGATTGCCAATGGTTATTTAGGTCGCGCTGACTTAAGTGCTGCCCGCTTTGTAGCGAATCCATTTGAACATGGACAGCGCATGTACCGTACGGGTGATTTAGTCCGCTGGAATAGCGCGGGTAAACTTGAATTTATGGGGCGCTGTGATGACCAGATTAAAATTCGTGGTTATCGAGTTGAGATTGGTGAAGTTGAAAATACACTTTCGATTTTAGCCAATGTTGAAAGCGCAGTCGTGATTGCAGAACCAATTAATAACAGTCATCGTTTACTCGGTTATTGTGTGGTCAAAGACATTGAACTCGATGAAAAAACCAGTGAGCAATTAAGTCAGCAATATTTAAGTCAGTTACGTCAAAACTTACCTGAATATATGGTGCCTTCTGCCCTGACTGTTATGTCCGAATTTCCACGAAATGTAAGTGGTAAAGTCGATAAAAAAGCACTGCCAAAGCCTCAAATTCGTACCCATAGCCGAATGGCCGAAACGTCTGAACAACAACTTTTATGTCAAATTACTGCATCTGTTCTTAAGCTTGACGCAATTGGAATTGATGACGACTTCTTTATGACAGGTGGCGATAGTATTTCGGCCATTATGCTTTGTACTCAATTACGCCAACGCGGTTACGGCTTAAGACCAAGTGATGTATTTCAATTTAAAACAGTCGCCGCTATGGCACCGCAACTCACCCGTTTAGATGAACAACAAGCGGCCGTTTCAAAACCGTTATTTTCAGCAGACCTAGAACAAAAGGTTCAAGAAAAATATGGAAAAAACAGCACTATTTTACCTTTGCTTCCTTTGCAAAAAGGCATGTTGTTCTTATCTCAAGTAGAAAATCAATCGAACTATAATGCCTTTACTCGTCTTAGTTTAAATGGAGATATTGATCCGGTACGTTTGCAGCAAGCTTTGATTACCGTATTAAAACGTCACCCTCAATTAGGCGGACATTTTGATAGTGAATTAACTGAAGAACCTGTTTTTATCTATTCATTACATCCTACTCAAGCTTGGCCAGTTCAGTTTTGCTCAGTCACTCCCGATCTGCTTGAGCAAACCATTCAAGAAGCATTGCAGCAACCGATTCACCTCGACCAACCCTATGGCTTAATTCGGGCAACTTTAATTCAACATGCTCCAGAACATTCAGAATTATTGATTATGGTGCATCATCTGTTAACAGATGGTTGGTCAACTCCGCTGTTTTTACAAGACTTTATTAAAGCTTATCAGCAAACTAATCAACAATTACCTGTGCTTGAATATAGTTATGAAACAGTGATTAAAGCTTTATCTGGACGTGACCATGAAACATCAAAAGTAATTTGGCAACGTGATTTAGCAGATTTACAGCCACTTATTTTATTTAATCAAGCACAGCAAGCTGTACAGGAAACTTCATATCGTTTAAGTGCTGAGTTGGGTGCGAAACTTCAACACAAATTACGCCAGCAAGGCATCACGCTCAATGTCTTCATGCAAATGATTTGGGCAATGACTTTAAATATTTATGCTCATCGTGAAGATATTGTGTTTGGTACTCCTGTTTCTGGGCGTTCAGCACCTATCAATGGCTTAGATCAGCAGATCGGATTGTTTTTAAATACGATTCCAGTGCGTGTAAAGCTCAACATGCAGCAAACACTTTGGGAACAATTGACTCAGTTACAGCAATTGCATGTTGAACATTTAGAACATGATGGTTTAGGACTGGGTGCAATTCAGCAATTGATGGCTCAAGGTAATCTTTTCGATAGTTTGTTAGTCGTAGAAAACTACCCTGATAACCAGTATTTACAGCAAAAACTTGGTGATGCTGCGATTTCAAAACTCACAAATCGTGGTTATAGCCATTACCCGCTTGCTTTATTGGTTATTCCTGATCATCAAATTGAGCTATTACTTGAGCAGCGTGGTGTAATTGATCAACCAGAGCATTTTCTTGAGCGAATGGTTCAATTGATTGAAATTGCATTAAATGAACCAGAGACGTCTCTTGGTCACTATCGCTTACAACTGGCTGAAGAGCACGAATTAATCCAGAAAACAAATCAAACCCAATACTATGTTCGTCAGAGCACGTTACAGCAATTACTCAGAGAACAAGCTCGAATTACTCCTGAACAAACGGCATTATCTGATGAAAATCATCAGCTCAGTTTCAGTGAAGTGCGTTTGCAAGTTTGTGCTTTAGCACAGCAATTACAAAGCGCGGGTGTACAGGCTGGAGATATTGTTGCGGTTGCCCTACCAAGATCAGTCAAATTGAGTATCGCTATTTTAGCGGTAATTGAAGTAGGTGCAGCTTATTTACCTATTGATTTACAACATCCGTCTGAACGCATCAAATTTATGTTGCAGGATGCCAAATCTAAACTTGTGATTGGTGAACAAAAAGATCTAGCTGCTATTGCCTCTCCATCAATAGCCACCTTTACTTTTAATGAATTGTTTAATGAAACAAAGGTTGATTTAAGCAGCTATAAAACAACAGTCATTACGCCACAGCATCCGGCATATTTAATCTATACATCGGGTACAACAGGCCAGCCAAAAGGTGTTATGGTTTCTCACCAAGCCATTGTGAACCGTATTTTATGGATGCAATCAGAGTATCCACTATCAGCAACCGATACAATTTTACAAAAAACGCCATGCACTTTTGATGTTTCGGTATGGGAGTTTTTCTGGTCATATTTAGTGGGTGCACGATTGGTTATGGCACCTGTAGATGCACACCGTGATCCATTGGCATTATTAAGCCTCATTCAAAAATATCAGGTAACAACATTACATTTTGTACCGTCAATGTTGGCTGTTTTTGAAAATGCTGCTACCGAAATTTTGTCATCTGCTCAGCGTCAAAGTTTACCAATCCGCCGAGTGTTCTGTAGTGGTGAGGCATTACCAATGGCTTTAGCAAAATCATTTACCGAGCACTTTAGCTGTGAGCTACATAACTTATATGGCCCAACGGAAGCTGCGGTAGATGTGAGTTATATGGACGCAACACTAGGATTACATCCAGAAGAAAGTAGCGTTGCGATTGGCTATCCAGTCTGGAATACCCAGCTTTATATTTTAGATCAATACTTACGTCCTGTTCCTGTTGGAGTGGACGGTGAGCTTTATTTAGCAGGTCATCAACTGGCCATGGGTTATTTACATCGAGCAGACTTAACGGCAACACGTTTTGTGGCTAACCCATTTGCAGCAGGTCAACGCATGTACCGCACTGGTGATATTGCTCGCTGGCATGCTGACGGTCGTATTCAATATGTGGGCCGTGCTGATGACCAGTTAAAGATACGTGGGCAACGTATTGAATTGGGTGAAATTGAACAGCAATTACGCTTACTCAGTGGTCTTGATGTGGTTGTACATCCTATCTCTTCTGAGCAAAATAAAGCAGATGTTCAATTGGTCGCTTACTTGCAAACAACTGCACTTGTGGACATCGACCAGTTAAAGAAACAATTGGCGAAACAGCTTCCTGCATATATGGTGCCGACACACTATATGTTGGTCGAGCAATTCCCATTAAGTCATAATGGTAAGCTGGACCGTAAAGCACTGCCGCAACCACAACTTAATTCTTCAAATACAGAAAAACAGTACGCCACCACTGCTTTTGAACATGAACTGACACGTATTTTCCAGCAAATTTTAAATACAGATCAGAATATTGGTGTTAACGAAGATTTCTTTGCCATTGGTGGGCACTCCATTTTGGTGATGAAGCTTGCAATTGAAATCCGAAAAGTATTTAAGCGGACCATTCCAATTGGCCAGTTAATGAGTCATGTCACGATTCAACGTTTAGCAGCTTTACTGCTTACACAAGAACGTTTAGCAGAAGTTGAACAAACTGGCATGCAACCTATTTTACCAATCCGTTCTGGCTCAGGGCATCCATTGTTCTGTTTCTTCCCTGGTTCTGGTTCGGCATGGCAATATACGGTTCTGAATCGTTATCTGCATTCTGATTTACCCATTATTGGATTGCAGTCACCTCGACCAGATGGCCTATTGGCAAATAGTACTGATATGGACGAATTGGTTGAAAAACAACTTGAGATTATGCGAAAGCAACAACCAACCGGACCTTATACTTTATTAGGTTATTCACTTGGCGGCACTGTGGCTTATGCAGTTGCAGCGAAGTTAACTGAACAGGGTGAAAAAGTTGATTATCTCGGCTTATTAGACACTTACCCTGCTGAAATTCATCAGTGGTTAGATTTATCTGTAGAGGAAATGAATGCTGAAGCTGAACAAGAACAGCTTCAATTCTTCAATGATATTTTAGCCGATGCAGATACGGCTTTAAGTGAAGAAACCCGCCGTTTACAAGAGGATATTTTCGCAAACTATCGCGATGCGGTCCGTTTATTAAAACCTTATAAGATGCCGCACTTTGATGGTGAACTACACGTAGTTGTCGCTGAAAAAGACTTGCTGCCGTATATCCAACCAGAACAACAATGGTCACCTTTAGTCAAAAAACTTAATATTGTTCGACTAAGCGAAGCGGACCATACCGATATATTGTCTCCACAGCAGCTTGAAACACTTGGCCCGATTTTAAACCGCATGATTTGTCAGGCGCGCGGTTTAGAGGAGCACACGCCATGAGCTTCAAATCTATATTGACCGATTTTAGTCTTTTAAAACGTAATGCTCATTTCCGACATGTATTTATTGCCCGCACATTGTCATTGTTAACAATTGGCATGTTGGTCGTGGCTATTCCAAAACAAGTCTACGACATTACGGGTAGTTCGTTAAATGTTGCAGTTGCAATGGCTTTTGAAGGCATTGCCATGTTTATTGGCTTGTTACTTGGTGGTTTGCTGTCAGATCGCAAAGATCGAAAATGGCTGATTTTATTGGCACGTGGTGTGTGTGGTTTAGGCTTTGCTGGCCTCGCCATCAACGCCATGTTTGAGCACCCTTCGCTCTATGCTATTTATTTTTTATCGGCATGGGATGGTTTCTTTGGTGCACTGGGTGTAACCGCAATGATGGCGATCATGCCTGTGATTGTAGGGCGCGAAAATATTGTACAAGCCCGTGCGATCAGTATGGTATCCGTACGTCTTGCAACTGTTATTTCACCAGCAATCGGCGGTATTTTAATTGCGGTTAGTGGTGTAGCAACTGTGTATTGGGTCTCAACCGTGGGTACTTTACTCACTGTGTTTTTATTAATGGGGCTGCCTGCACTTAAACCACAACATGCATCAAATGGTGAGAGTCCTCTTCGCCAATTAGCTCAAGGGTTTAAATTTGTTTTTAAAAATAAAGTGGTTGGTAGCACCATTTTAATTGGAACACTGCTCAGTTTTAGCAGTGCTATTCGTATTATTTTTCCGCAAATGGCAGATGAAATTTTTCACGGTGGCGCATTTGAACTCGGACTTATGTATTCAGCCGTTCCGTTAGGCTCGACTTTAGGCGCCTTATTGAGTGGATGGACAACAAGGTTACTTCGACCCGGCTTAGTTATGCTCTATACATGCTTAGGTGTTTTTAGCTGCATAATTATGATTGGACTTTCACCTTGGCTCATCGTGACTTTACCAATTTTATGTGTGTTTGGATATTTGATGTCGATTGCCAACTTACTTCAATACAGTATTGTGCAAGGACATACACCTGATGAATATCTAGGCCGTATTAATGCAATCTGGCTCGCACAAGATGCGTTAGGCGACTCGATTGCAACCACAACTTTAGGTCTTTTAACTCGGTTTTTACCAATATCAGGAAGTATCCTCTTCTTTGGCATATTAAGCTTTGCAGTAGGGTTTATGTTCTTATTCAACTCTCAAGATATGCGTGAAACTGGATTCCAAGATCCTAAATTACAAGAAAATTAAACCCTAAATAAAAGAAGGCAATTCGTTGCCTTCTTTTTATTTTAAGCAAAAATCCGTGCTTGAAAAACCCAAGTCATAATATAGTCTTGTTCTACAGCCCAGCCACCTTGATATTGTTCTAAGAGTTGATAGCGCTGTTGAATTTCTGGCAAAAAAGTTAGTGTTAATTTTTGATTTTCAAAATTAATATCAACTATAGATGCTTCTAAGAAATCGATATATTGCTTTGCAGTGGGATAAACCGCTTTATATAGACTTTCTTTTATAGAAAAAATTAAGCTTACATAACGGGCAAAATCAAAAAACTCAGCCGCTTTATTTTTCCATAAATCAAACTCAGATAGCGTTAAAACAAGATGTGCACTATCTTGAGCAAATTCTGAGGTCACCCAATGCTCAATATCAATTCCCAAATAAACCGCATGGCAAGATAACGCAACAATTAAATTATTTTGTGAATGACTAATACTCCCCAAAACATGGGATGGCCAAATAGGCAAAGGTTCGTACATCGAGGTTATTGGCTGGTCTAAACCGAAATGATGATTTAAAACTGCCTGAGCTAATACTCTGCCGCATAAGTACTCATTTTTACGTTCGACACGCGCTTGAGCAATTTTTAGGGGATGGTCTAATCGTTGGTCTATATGCAAATGCGTTGTTTGTGATAAATCGAGCCCATAACAAAATAGCTCTGATGTAAGAAAAATAGGACTCGAAATTTCATAAATTGATTTACTGATTTGTTCAGGAATGTATAGATAATGACTCACTGTATTCGACTTCAAAATAAATATTTTTAATGAGTTATCTCCTATCTTAACTTACTTACTACAAATCTATAAATAATTATATTTATCATTTGATAATAATTATTATTTACTTATACTGTTGGGTGAATTTTGACTTTAATTTACTTATAAACATCGATTATGAAACTTATAGGACTTTTTTTGACCCTGTTGGGAGCGGTCAGTATCTATTGTAGTCATAGCAACCAAAATCTGTTGTCTCAACATCTTCCTACTTTCTTTAAGTATTTGGGTTTAGTGCTATTAGGCATTGGATTTATTGCGCTCTTTGCAAGCTTACCGAAAGTGGTTGCCACTTTTTTCTGGTTCATGCTCATCATTTTTGCATGGTCTTTCCTCCCTTTTATGGCGCTTTTTAAACGGAAACTGATTTCATGAAAGCTAAAATTCAGTCTCCTATCCAGCCAGACTGGTGGAGTAAAACTTTTGCTGGTGGTGTTTTTGGTCTAAGTCTTTCTATCGCTATTGGTAATTTGATTGTTTTATTAGGCCAACCTTATGTCGCCATGGATTTATTGGTGCAAGTGGGTATGTGGAGTGTTCCTTGGGTTTGGATGCCGATTATGTTTGGCAGTTATTTTTTTACGACTGGACGAAAAGCGCTTATCTATTTATTCATTGCGAATGCCCTAGCGTATAGCTGTATTTTTGTCTTACGGGGTTAAACATGAAAGTACGTTCAGACATCATGAAATTAGCAAAAAGCATGCATACTTGGGTGGGTGTATGTGCTGGGATTTTGCTTTTTATCTGTTTCTTTGCTGGTGGGCTCAGCATGTTTCAGCACCATATTAGTAAGTGGGCTACGCCAACACAGCAAGTTTTACCGAAAGTCTCACCCGATCAATATAATGAGCTTATTCAAAAAGTACAGACCGCCTATCCTGCTGCGCAAAAGAACTTCACACTAAATTTATCGTCCAATGAATTTCACTATGCACCCATTACTTGGAGTGAACATGAACGTGGAGATGGCTTTAATGCGGCTCAGTCTACGTGGATGGCAAGCTTAGATGATAAAGGTCAGTTAATCGTTGCCCAAGAAAACCTATCTAAAGCTGGCTGGCTAATCGAACAGTTACATGAAACAGCAGGCATACCGGGCATGGCAGGCCATCACGGATTAGGTCTCTATGTGATGGGCGTGGTTTCAATTTTATATTTTCTTGCCCTGCTTTCAGGAGTGATCATACTTTTACCAACCTTGGTAAAGGATTACTTTGTTATTCGGCCTGGCAAAAATAAAAAGCGCTTTTGGCTAGATGCGCATAACGTGATTGGAATTACGAGCTTACCTTTCCACATCATTATTAGTATTAGCGTTATTGTCTTTGCTTTTCATGACTTTTTTTATGATGCGATTGGACAACTTGCACTCAAAGGACAGCCTGTTTTTCAGCGTTCTCCCCCTGCACTTATTCAGCCTAAACAAACACAGATTGATGTGCAGCAAATACTAGCTCAAGCTAAAAAAGCAGCACCTGAATATTCAGTTGACTATATCCAGTTCAGTGGCCTAGATAAACCTGAAAAAGCCAATGCACGTATTGCTCTCTATAGCTCAGATCAGATGTTGCGTGGTGCAAATCATGACTTTATGCGTATGAACCCATATGCAGTTGAGCACTTTAACCATAAAGGCATTAACACACAGACTGATGCTGGGAATAAGTTAATCAACGCCATGTTTAGCCTACATTTTGGAAGTTTTGGTGGTACGGGCGTACGTTGGATTTATTTTGTGTTAGGTGTCGGTGGCGCTTTCTTGTTTTATACAGGTAACATCCTTTGGGTTGAAACTCGTGCACGTAAGCAAAAGCGTGCTGAAGACCCTGTTCCTGTTCAACGTAAAGATGTAGTGTTCCTTGCGAATTTAACTATAGGTGCATGTTTAGGGTGTGTTTTAGCTGTCGTAGGTACAATGTTGGCCAGTCGTTGGCTTTTCGCTACACTCAATATTGAAAGCATGAATCACCTCTTTATGTATGGTTATTATGCGATTTTCCTACTGAGTTTGATTTATACCTTTGTGATTGGCTATGCAAAAGCTTTACCACAACTGCTGTTAACTTTGGTTTTAGTTTTCTTTGCGATTCCGCTTACATCCCTTTTAGCTTACTTCATTCCTCAAAGTGGCTTATGGGTACATGGTGGAGAAATCTTAGTGGTTGATTTCTTAGCTATCATTTTTGCTTTCGCTTTCTGGCGTTTTTATCAACAAGCCCAAGATCGTCGAAAATCTGCTCCAACGGGCAGTTTATGGGCTAGCTAACAACCATAAATCAATATGGCTGAAATAATGTGTGAAATATGAAAAATTATAAAATCCACATTGTTTCGGTCAGTTGTTTAATTTCTTGAATATCATGACTCACATAAATCATTGGAATTTTTATTTCCTCTTTTACCTTTTGAAAAAAAGGAATAATTTCAGCTTTATGATTCGCATCTAGTGCAGATAATGGCTCATCAAGTAATAACAGCTTAGGTGAATATAACAATGCTCGACCCAGTGCCACGCGCTGTTTTTCACCTCCTGAGAGTTTGATGGGCATACGTTGTAATAAGTGCCCTAACTTTAATAACTCAATAATATAATCTGCTTCGAAGTGACGTTCTTGTTGGGAAAGATGCTTAAGACCAAATAATAAGTTTTGCTTTACCGTTTTATGCGGAAAAAGCTGAGCATCTTGAAAAACCAATCCAACATG
This region of Acinetobacter sp. XS-4 genomic DNA includes:
- a CDS encoding non-ribosomal peptide synthetase, giving the protein MNQALNNEFTPDISQPARFELASTQLGIFLADHLSSIEDLYTIAHCLELPKTVDLPTFKKAIQIGLSEADTVIASYSSDPSQPFIELSNQIQFKIEEFDFCHLTPQKAQQRLWDWMPSDRQCAKSLKTGESQLFRQVLFTTHDKVYWYQRYHHIMLDGFSMINLTKRIVELYQQLQEEKDLSASPFIGVNDVISERQAYENSHQFKIDQAFWKAYCEDLPSPVSLSTHHLAAKTTATFIKHQLRFSTGILEQIQALAAQSKLALNDMMMSLSLHYIYKMTDKADLVNGIPFMRRLGSKAIRSTLPTVNVLPVKFKVAEKDSWVSLAQHIQEQLRQIRPHQKYDAEQILRDLNSIDIHERMYGPILNYKAFDQDLVLDGEKVKTHHISTGPIDDFEFSFIVQDHELIIELRADSQRYTQDELFNHGQRLTLLLEQALIRPEQACSNFNITTPQELATLTQSGIGPRVSHSEQYNNVLDIFYEQIKKYPERTAIVSGERPNLQHLSFAELAVQVNQLTRFLQENGAKKQTVIAGAIPRSIDSVVVMLSVLNSGASFLPLDLDYPIDRMQMMCEDANPLFVLTTQALAQQLPQNIQQLYLDHEDVQTQIRKQDASDIPAENRKFDFQDVAYVIFTSGSTGRPKGVMNTHGSLLNLILSHKTTIYWPVLEAVNERFPERPLRAAHTHSFSFDSSWLQVFWMLWGQELHIFDENMRRDAFGLVQEIQQRQIDTLDLPPSFCAQMMTNGLFAENQHQPSLILIGGEAAPLALWQQLNAQPALFAHNLYGPTEYTVDTFRAELKQAARPVIGNPIGNTQAYVLDRHLQRCSTGVIGELYISGFGIANGYLGRADLSAARFVANPFEHGQRMYRTGDLVRWNSAGKLEFMGRCDDQIKIRGYRVEIGEVENTLSILANVESAVVIAEPINNSHRLLGYCVVKDIELDEKTSEQLSQQYLSQLRQNLPEYMVPSALTVMSEFPRNVSGKVDKKALPKPQIRTHSRMAETSEQQLLCQITASVLKLDAIGIDDDFFMTGGDSISAIMLCTQLRQRGYGLRPSDVFQFKTVAAMAPQLTRLDEQQAAVSKPLFSADLEQKVQEKYGKNSTILPLLPLQKGMLFLSQVENQSNYNAFTRLSLNGDIDPVRLQQALITVLKRHPQLGGHFDSELTEEPVFIYSLHPTQAWPVQFCSVTPDLLEQTIQEALQQPIHLDQPYGLIRATLIQHAPEHSELLIMVHHLLTDGWSTPLFLQDFIKAYQQTNQQLPVLEYSYETVIKALSGRDHETSKVIWQRDLADLQPLILFNQAQQAVQETSYRLSAELGAKLQHKLRQQGITLNVFMQMIWAMTLNIYAHREDIVFGTPVSGRSAPINGLDQQIGLFLNTIPVRVKLNMQQTLWEQLTQLQQLHVEHLEHDGLGLGAIQQLMAQGNLFDSLLVVENYPDNQYLQQKLGDAAISKLTNRGYSHYPLALLVIPDHQIELLLEQRGVIDQPEHFLERMVQLIEIALNEPETSLGHYRLQLAEEHELIQKTNQTQYYVRQSTLQQLLREQARITPEQTALSDENHQLSFSEVRLQVCALAQQLQSAGVQAGDIVAVALPRSVKLSIAILAVIEVGAAYLPIDLQHPSERIKFMLQDAKSKLVIGEQKDLAAIASPSIATFTFNELFNETKVDLSSYKTTVITPQHPAYLIYTSGTTGQPKGVMVSHQAIVNRILWMQSEYPLSATDTILQKTPCTFDVSVWEFFWSYLVGARLVMAPVDAHRDPLALLSLIQKYQVTTLHFVPSMLAVFENAATEILSSAQRQSLPIRRVFCSGEALPMALAKSFTEHFSCELHNLYGPTEAAVDVSYMDATLGLHPEESSVAIGYPVWNTQLYILDQYLRPVPVGVDGELYLAGHQLAMGYLHRADLTATRFVANPFAAGQRMYRTGDIARWHADGRIQYVGRADDQLKIRGQRIELGEIEQQLRLLSGLDVVVHPISSEQNKADVQLVAYLQTTALVDIDQLKKQLAKQLPAYMVPTHYMLVEQFPLSHNGKLDRKALPQPQLNSSNTEKQYATTAFEHELTRIFQQILNTDQNIGVNEDFFAIGGHSILVMKLAIEIRKVFKRTIPIGQLMSHVTIQRLAALLLTQERLAEVEQTGMQPILPIRSGSGHPLFCFFPGSGSAWQYTVLNRYLHSDLPIIGLQSPRPDGLLANSTDMDELVEKQLEIMRKQQPTGPYTLLGYSLGGTVAYAVAAKLTEQGEKVDYLGLLDTYPAEIHQWLDLSVEEMNAEAEQEQLQFFNDILADADTALSEETRRLQEDIFANYRDAVRLLKPYKMPHFDGELHVVVAEKDLLPYIQPEQQWSPLVKKLNIVRLSEADHTDILSPQQLETLGPILNRMICQARGLEEHTP
- the entS gene encoding enterobactin transporter EntS — protein: MSFKSILTDFSLLKRNAHFRHVFIARTLSLLTIGMLVVAIPKQVYDITGSSLNVAVAMAFEGIAMFIGLLLGGLLSDRKDRKWLILLARGVCGLGFAGLAINAMFEHPSLYAIYFLSAWDGFFGALGVTAMMAIMPVIVGRENIVQARAISMVSVRLATVISPAIGGILIAVSGVATVYWVSTVGTLLTVFLLMGLPALKPQHASNGESPLRQLAQGFKFVFKNKVVGSTILIGTLLSFSSAIRIIFPQMADEIFHGGAFELGLMYSAVPLGSTLGALLSGWTTRLLRPGLVMLYTCLGVFSCIIMIGLSPWLIVTLPILCVFGYLMSIANLLQYSIVQGHTPDEYLGRINAIWLAQDALGDSIATTTLGLLTRFLPISGSILFFGILSFAVGFMFLFNSQDMRETGFQDPKLQEN
- a CDS encoding 4'-phosphopantetheinyl transferase superfamily protein — its product is MSHYLYIPEQISKSIYEISSPIFLTSELFCYGLDLSQTTHLHIDQRLDHPLKIAQARVERKNEYLCGRVLAQAVLNHHFGLDQPITSMYEPLPIWPSHVLGSISHSQNNLIVALSCHAVYLGIDIEHWVTSEFAQDSAHLVLTLSEFDLWKNKAAEFFDFARYVSLIFSIKESLYKAVYPTAKQYIDFLEASIVDINFENQKLTLTFLPEIQQRYQLLEQYQGGWAVEQDYIMTWVFQARIFA
- a CDS encoding PepSY-associated TM helix domain-containing protein — translated: MKVRSDIMKLAKSMHTWVGVCAGILLFICFFAGGLSMFQHHISKWATPTQQVLPKVSPDQYNELIQKVQTAYPAAQKNFTLNLSSNEFHYAPITWSEHERGDGFNAAQSTWMASLDDKGQLIVAQENLSKAGWLIEQLHETAGIPGMAGHHGLGLYVMGVVSILYFLALLSGVIILLPTLVKDYFVIRPGKNKKRFWLDAHNVIGITSLPFHIIISISVIVFAFHDFFYDAIGQLALKGQPVFQRSPPALIQPKQTQIDVQQILAQAKKAAPEYSVDYIQFSGLDKPEKANARIALYSSDQMLRGANHDFMRMNPYAVEHFNHKGINTQTDAGNKLINAMFSLHFGSFGGTGVRWIYFVLGVGGAFLFYTGNILWVETRARKQKRAEDPVPVQRKDVVFLANLTIGACLGCVLAVVGTMLASRWLFATLNIESMNHLFMYGYYAIFLLSLIYTFVIGYAKALPQLLLTLVLVFFAIPLTSLLAYFIPQSGLWVHGGEILVVDFLAIIFAFAFWRFYQQAQDRRKSAPTGSLWAS
- a CDS encoding ATP-binding cassette domain-containing protein, which produces MLIECRFQLHMGQFHSEPSFESDAAVIGLFGASGSGKTSILHAIAGLNTPRSGLIKIQDQTWFNSDQNINLSTQKRHVGLVFQDAQLFPHKTVKQNLLFGLKHLSQQERHFEADYIIELLKLGHLLQRMPIKLSGGEKQRVALGRALLYSPKLLLLDEPLSALDANHKAEIIPFFQKVKEEIKIPMIYVSHDIQEIKQLTETMWIL